The Suricata suricatta isolate VVHF042 chromosome 3, meerkat_22Aug2017_6uvM2_HiC, whole genome shotgun sequence genome contains the following window.
TGAAGCCTCAGCTTCTCggcccagggcccagctccctcccctctcctttctgaaCCCCTGTCACTGTTCCTCCCCACTGTGCTCCTCCTCAGCCACTAGTTAACTTGCACTTCTGTGCTCTTCTTGCACATCAGCCGTCTGACACGCCCTTCTCCGGTATCTACTAACCCTTGCCCATCACTTCCTCAGAGAGCTCACAGCTCCGGAAAGCCTTCCCTGCCAGGGCTATTTAAACAGACCTCTGCCCTACTGCACACCCCCTTGGCACTCCCATGGGTGTTTTCCGAGGCCTAACTTTGCTGCTTTCTCCAGCAACTTCCTCAGAGAAGGGATGGCCTTGTCATCTCTGAATAGAACCCCCTTGGGGCCAGAGACTGTGATTTGGGATACTTTGCcaggaagtattttaaaaagcttagggTGCTCGGCAAGTCAGAGCTGGAGGGCCCCCCGGGATTGTCTAACCCAGGGGCTGTCAAGGTCTTGCAAGAGAAGACCTACGGGGCTGGGGCACCCCAGAGTTGCTGTTTCAGTGGCTCAGGGGTGGGGCCAGATCATTTGCAGATGGTCCTGATACTGCTGGTCTGAGGGCCACACTTGGAGAACAGTGATCTGATACAGCCTCCAGTTTTATAAATGAGGGTGACAAAAAGTGCCCCGAAGCAGAAGTGATGTGCCCCAGGCCTCAAGGCTGAGCTGAGAGCTGACTCTCCTCAGTGCACCACGCTGGGCCCAACCCACCGGCCACTGTCTGGAGCCCCTCTTATCTGTTGGATTCTGGTGGGCCCAAGAAGGGAGCTGGTCTCTAGGTACCTCTACTGTGAGGTGGGAGACTTGGCAGCATCAAACATCTTCTTCCGGCCTTCCATCCCAGACATGGCTTCCACGTTCTTCCTCCAGTCGCCCACCTCCACGGGCCTCTCCTATTGGGCAGGCCACACACATCAGAGACTTAGCAGGCTGGAGAGCAGCTGGGGCCCTCCAGACATAAAAGAAACTAGGTGATAGAAAGGCAgactccttggggcgcctgggtggctcagccagttaagtgcccgactctcgatttcagctcaggtcgtgatctcgaggttcatgggatcaagccccatgcgtggctctgcactgacagtgaggagcctgcttgggattctctctctccctctctctttctctgcccctcccctgctcacacatgtgcatgcatgttctctctctcaaaataaataaacacgcttaaatatgaatgaaagaaagagagagagaaaaaagaaagaaagaaagaaagaaagaaagaaagaaagaaagaaagaaagaaagaaagaaagaaagtcagcctcttcaaaaagaagaaatcccGACAGCCCTGCCCAGCTGGTGAGGTCCAAGGACAGATTCAGAGATAGACACGTATCAAGCTGAGGCTCCACAGGAAGAAGGAAGCTGTGTCAGCTGGAAATTCTGGATGATTGTGGTGGGGCCAGTTCCCACCCCAGTGAACCACAGCCCAACCTCGCCTCCAGACCTACACCAACTTCCTGGTCTGGTGCTCAAGGCCAACTCAAGGCCACCTCTTCTAACCCACCTCCTCATAAATTGGCTCATTTCCCATTTCATCAGCACACGGCCTGGCCATCTCTTCTCTTTATGAAGCTTCTTGGGCCAGAGACCATGTCTTTCATCCATGTCCCTTCTAGTGCCCATCCATTCTGGGCACATATACATTGAGCTCACTTAGCTTTGAGTGATTTATTCCTGAATGAGTGGCAGAACTCAGTTCTCTAATTTCTGTGCTCATGTGTCCTATGACCACAATGATCTGCTGTCTTTTTTCCCCAGTAGTGACAGGGGGCACTGCGTCCCCAGTCACCCTAACTCCACATTCTCTTCACACTGGGTGTAGTTTTTACTTTATGGCTTGGTCTGGCTTTCTTTGTGTCCCAGTTTCCTCCTCAGATTGAGGGCAGCCTGAGGGAAGGGAGCACGTCTTCTTTCTCccaaaacagaataaatgatTAGACTTCATCACTGGTCTCCCAGAGGGCTCTAGAATATTCTAACAGGCTGCCTGGCCTCCAATAGGAGCTCCTGTCTAAGTCTGTGTGATGGAGTGACTGGTAAAGGCTGATGGGACAGGGGGTGAAAGGTTCTGAGAAGAAGGCTCCTCaccttctctgtgtcttccttcttcaCTGACTTCAGGTTGGCCCGCAGATCCATAGACACCTTGTGCTTAGAGCCCAACAGGGCCCGGAGCATGGCATCAGCTGAGACCCGGACCCGACGCAGCGGCGGACGCTTGAATTTCCCGCGGAGGTCCAGCACCTTCAGCTTCAGGTCCTTAATCTGCTTGTGAGAAGAAGCAAAGGTTCACTGGAGAGAATGCCTGCACCCCTAGGGCACCCTTCTTGAGGATCTCAGACTTTGAGAGTTTCAGCCAAAACTACCCCCCAAATTCTCCAGCTTCCAGGCCAAACCCTCTGGGACACGTATCACTTTGCAAATAGCCACAACGTGTTTGTTGACAAGTGAATGAAAGAGCATATGGACAGATAAAGCCCATTAGCCCTCTGTGTCGGGGTAGGGTGACTAGATGGGGCAATCCCGCCAAACTCAGCACAAGTCTGGTTTGGAAGCCCTGTCTGGAGTGGGGGCTGTGGCCTCCTATTCATGTAGTCCCATTTCTGCTTCTAACGAGTCCCTCCCAGTGAGCCGTCAAAGCAGTTCATTGAGGGCACATCCTTGGTCCGGTAAGGTAGATGAACTCCACTCCAGGGTGCTATCTCTGGAGGGAATTTGGGGAAGATTATTGATGCCATGAACCATCATTCCTGATGGGGAGAAGTGGGAAGAAACAAAGTGCTTTCTTATCTCACTGCATCCCCTCCTCCCCGTTTGAACAAGTGCCCAGGAGCAGCTCACTACAGCatcaggggtcctgcccctctGAGTTCTGTCCTGTCACTCTGGAGCAGGGTCTGAACTGAGCTAAGGCTCCCACACCACACACCGAAGGAGCACAGAGCACTGcagtggggggatgggagggacagCCACCAGACCTGGTCCCACAATCGCCACTGTGTGACCTGGACCAAACTCctcagcctctctgaacctcagcgtCCTCCTTTGTAATGTGCAGATAATAGCACCTACTTCATCCACAGGGGCGTAGGGAGGATCAAAGGATGTAATGCACATGAAAGCGATTCACAAAGGGAAGATGTTATTAACAAGTATATGATTGTTTGTGTGGGTGAACAAAGAGGGCAGCTCCTCTTAGACTGACGAGTGTGGCAGGTTGGGAGGAAGTTTGTGCTTTTCATCTGTGTGATTATCCTCTATGCCCATCTCCAGTCCTAGGGGCTTCCCAAGTGGCCACTTTCCAAACCCTGCAGAAGAAGGGGGACCTCGTCTGCAGGTGCAGCATTGCCCCCCCCCACTACCTGCCCCAGACATTGGACATCGCCCCTCCGTGCACccagcctgccctcccctcctgaAGGCTCACCTCCCTGGTGTTATGGAGGCATTTGGCCTCAATGTCATATCTCTCCTCATCCACCACCTCCACCTTGGCGTGCAGGTCCCGGCAGAGGTCCTGGGGGAGGAAAGGTTAGTCAAGCACgaacagaaaagagaggagaggagactttgggcctttcttttctcctccacacCCAGCACCTTTGCAAGATTTACATTCTGGAAAGGAGCTGACCATCCTCTTTTCTCTGAGGTTCATGGCTTCTGATAGCTCAGCTGGTAAgccctttgttttcctttctgaatgtaactgttttctttaaaaagttttcttactataaaaatcagttaattgtagaaaatttgaaaactatgtattaaacaaaaagaacataataaaaatagtaagtggggtgcctgggtggctcagtcgattaaatgtccAAATTTGGTTCAAGTTTATGAGTTTGGGGGTTCGATCcctgtattggactctgtgctgacagctcagagcttggagtctgcttcagattctgtgtctccctctctctgcccttcccctgttcacgcgctctctctctcgcgctctctctctctctctctctctcaaaaataaataaacattaaaaaaattttttaaataatgcatgaCACCACCAGGAGGAGATGACCTCTGGTGACGAGATGTCCTTCCAGTCTCTTTTCTCAGCAGCCACTGGCACTTAAACAGTTAACAGTgtttacaaacattaaaaactaatttgCATGGGAAGGATGGGCAGGTCTTTGGAGAAAAGGGGTCTCCCAAGAtcacccccccactcccaccccactgCACACCTTCCAGGCCCTGGCACTGGTCAGATGtggggccccagccctggcctggcccTACTCGAAAAGCTGCACTTCCCCCCATGAGTCTCCCTTCCTGCATTTGTGAAATGGGATCTACCAGCACCACCTCCCAGGGGCCTATAGACGACATGAGACCTTGTAAGGGAAGAGCCACTTGCACATGAACCTAGCTTGGAGCCAGGGTTAGCTCAAGGGCCCTGGGGCCAACCGGCACACTCACCTGCAGGGCACTGAGCGACAGGCCGCGGGTCTGCAGTGTGGGGATGCGCTCGGCCAGGTAGCGTACCTTCTCAGCCTCCCGCTCCTCATGCTCCTGCTCCCAGCACTCCTTGGCCTTGGCCAGCATCAGGCTCTAGAGGGGACAGAGCCTCCTgagccaggggcctggggccctCGTATTCCCCACCCAGCATCAGGGCCTGAGGGGAAGGCTGGCCCCAGGCTGGCCCTGTTCTTGCCTTTGGCTCTACAAGCAATGTGCTCTCATGCTGATCAGGGCGCAGCCCAGGATCCCCGGGAGTGGACGAACAGGACAGGACAGTCGATGGGACATGCGGCGGGTGTGCGGCTGCAGGCAGGGCCACGTGAGTACAAGCACCAAGCCACCGTGAGCAGCATTTCTTGGACCGTGGGActtgtttttccctctgtctccctcttaccCACCTCTCATCTGTTCTGGACCACAGAGCTCCAGGGAGAGACACCCTTGCCCAAATAAAGCAAGGCCCTCTGCTTGCCACCAGGGGATTACCACCCTGAAGCCGGTCACTGCCTCCTCTCAGGACCCCGGGCAGGTGCCAGGACTCCATAGGTTCAGGGTCCCACTCAGTGAGCACCAGTCCCCAGTCAACGGCCGGGGCCCCCTCTGTCCCCTCATCATCCTCACTTTGGCCTCCTTCCTCTTCACACCCCCCCACGACCCTCCACACCCCCACAGAGTCCGCACTGTAGGCCCTCTGTCTCCCACTGGACGTCCCCCAATGGCCAGCGCAAAGCCTCACCTTCAGCAGCAGTTTGCGGGAGGCCGTGATCTTGGGCTTTCTCTGagggtgagaaggggagagacaggtGGTGAGGTGGAGGCTGTAGAACTGGAAATCTGATCTAGGCCAGGATGTGTGCCAGCCAGGTTCACCATCATTACCCAGAATCCTCACCATAGGGTCCTTTAAAAGGTCCCTCACCATTGTGACTGAACCCCTCAAATTCAGGGAATCCTATAGTCAGCTCCCTTGACCTAGAGGCTGAAGCCCTCACTTTCAGTCCTGGTTCTAATGCTGGTGGGAGCCTATGTGGGTCATGTGACCTCTATGGACATCTCCTTCCTCATCCGTAAATAAGGACTCTGAGACCCACCTTCCTCAGTCCAGGGAGTTATTACAGACAGAATGACACCATGGACGTGCAAATCCTTTAAAAGGCATGAAAGAGATGTACTTGTTAGCGCTTTGCATGGTAATGCACCACTGTCTTGATGATGTTCTGTCAGAGAAGCAAGCTGTGAATTTCATATGTGAAGAAGCCTATCTTTTCAGACATCACAACTTTTTTAATGTCAACATCAGCCACGTTCATCTTCTCAGGTATGAAAACcttgttttcttataaaaaaaaaaaatacttgcaggtagcctgggtggctcagttggttaagcatccaagtccgattcaggtcatgatctcacatttcatgggttcaagctccgcgtcgggctctgtgctgacagcctgagcctggagcctgcttcagatactgtgtctccgtctctctctgtccctcctctgtttgtgctctgtctctctctatctctcaaaactaaataaatgttaaaatttttaaaaaaatacttgatatGTTCTTGCCAACTAGATATGTTCTAACAAGTCTTAGTTCAAGGGCAGTGTTCCCCTCAGGGGAGGTGAAGGTCAGGGGGGCTGCGCAATCCCTAATTGAGGAGGCTGTGATCCCTTCTACACCCTTGAATCTCTTCTTGACTGTACGCTGTCGATTCTTATCACTACGAGCGAGCAGCGAGGACCATACCGTGGTGAGTGTCAGGAGAGCGGAGCTCTGGTTTGTCAGGCTACCGTGTAAAGTAAAAGTAAGCAGGATTTGAGGGAGGAAATGAATGACCTTATATTTTGTGTGTGGAATGCCTGACTTTGAATCTGAGGGTCGACAGAGGTTTGTCCTTTCACCTTCTAAAGCGAGGTTTGGCTACAGTTCGGATTGGGGTGTTTGTGGGAGACATAGCCTGTTGCGATCACCATCATAGTCATGGTTTGTGCACCGTCATGTACTCAGGGAAATGTTTTGTTGCGATATCATTCCCCCACTGCTTGGTGAGCTCGCGGGCCACCTCGCTGGATCATCAGTCAACGGTAACTCACTTAAATGTGAGCCTCAGCAAAACTTAGAAATTCATatggcagggcgcctgggcggctcagtcagttaagcatctgacgcttgattatagctcaggtcatgatctcaccgtgcaGAAGAtggagccccgtatcaggctctgcacttataacacagagcctgcttgggattctctcctccctctttctctgcccctcccctgctcctgctctctctcccaaaataaagaaaccttttaaaaaagaaattcatgtgGCTATTGAAAAATGGTGTATTGAGAATCTCATTGAGAATCTCTGTGCCAAATATTCCCTCCATCACAGTGACTCATTCCCACCCTTGCTGGTTCAGAGGCCACAGCCCTATCCCTGCAGGTCCTAACCCTGGGCTGTACACAGGCCGTGTTCTCAGCAGCCTGATAAATCTGGATCCTTTCAGGGCCAGAGCTAGCTAAGACTTGAGGGGAATGGAAGGACacctctgtgctcctccctcgATGTTTGGTCATTGGGCAGGGGGAGAATAGCCCAACGATGACCCCTTGTTACTCTTCAAATATGGCTTTGCGTAGGACCAGCTCTGCAAAAAACAAGATGCTCCCCTAGGGCTGGACAAGTGAGCACAAGGGAGGAAAAACTTGCTCAGTGTTCAGTGAGTGTGCAGAGCAAGAAATGGGTGCAGAATCACACCCAGCTGTGCTATGGCCTTAGCTAGCCCCAGGATGACCTTCCAGTGAGATTGTGCACTGGGGCACCACACTGGGCACAAAGAAGCCCAGGCTGGGACGCCCCACCCAAGATTTCTATTCTCCGGGGATTTCTTAGCCACTGGCCACCCCCTACCACACACATCACTTATCCCACCTTTACAAGTCTGAAGACCTAACCAGGACAAAGTTACCCTAAATCTCACTTACCTCGCTTCAGGCATCCACcacaggaaggggaggaggagagaacagaaaacagagtgtgaacagttCATATTACATGTGCAACAGCAGAACCACGTAGACAAGCATGGGCGGGGGCGGTGTGGTGACAATCatagacagaaagaaaatcaggCATCAGGCAGGGGGACTGGCTCAAGACTTCCAGCAGAACAGAATAAACATCTAGTGGCTCTCTGGGCTACCTGAGGTTCTTACAGGGAGATACTAGCCACTAAAAGCCGGAAAGGAGGGGTTGAAGTTCAGGGAAGCCTCAACACAGGGTTCCAGCAATGTGAAAGCTTCTGTCCCTGGCCTGGTGGGCAAATTCCCAGTGCTTTGTTCATCAGTTGGGCCGATGCCACATCATGGCTTGGCACATGCAATTCATCTGCCCAGTGCAGAGACAAACACAGGCCACAGAGGTCTCCCCTAAGCAATCTGGAGCATGAGTTCTGCTCAAAGGCTGGGAGGGTATGTGGTAGCGCTGGGGACCCAAGCACTCAGGCCTGGTCCTGCTTTAGAATCGGATCTCCTGGGAAACTGCTTCAGGGGTCGAACAGACGGTGCCTCAACTGTGAGCCTGTAGCAATGGGCCTTGCTTGCCTGGAGCCTCAGTGGGGGTAGGGCTACTTACACTTCCGgcatggtggtggcagtgggggggCAGCACCTGCGGGCACAAAGCAATCATCAACGTGGGAAAGTTACGGCTCCTACCGCCCAACCCAGCTGGGCCTTGGGGCTGTGTCAGCAGCCCAGCCTGGGAGAGTCAGAcaacaggaggaagaagaaatgacatAATGGATTCCAAGAGGTCAGGATGGGATAAATATTTGTCCGTTTattctttatctcatttattcactcactcattcattcattcattcattcattcacttattcattcaatcacaagagagagaaagcttataaaagcaaagaagcaataTCAGAACCCAAAGTGACTCTGTTGGCCAGGTATGTAGGGCGGAGCTCGGCAAATTACAGTCCATAGGCCAAATCCGGCCCCCAGCCTCTTTTTGCTTAAAGGgttggaaaataaagaatatgcaACAGAAAGTTATGtgacctgcaaagcctaaaatatttattgttatcaAGGCCTTTCCAGAAAAAGTTTACCAGCCTCTGTGGGGAACAGAATGGAATCCATGGAAATCTGTTTGAAGAGTGAGGTCACGGGGTCCTAAACAACATGCTGAACTGAGAGTCTGTCCTGTGGATGAGGGTGGTCATTGAAGTTCTCAGAAAGGGGAAGAATCTGGAAGATGAGTGGCACAGAGTGAAAATGGAATGTAAGTAGCTGCCATAGCACTCAACGCCAGGGGGCGCTATTGACACTCTGTGCAACGTAAGACTTGCGCCCCTGGGGTAGGGTGGTGAAAGAGCCCTGCATGGAGGGAGTCAAGCCAGGAGGCAGGAGAATATCCTGGGTTCTACTCTGTTCTTTATCCTGACTCTCTCCAGGCCAGTTTTTCCCTCTGCAAAAATGGGAATTAGATCAATTGTTGTGCGCTTAAAAATCCTTAAAGCCTTTGTTCAAACCAAATTTTACTTGGAAGTAAAACAAATGTAATCAATATGAGCAAACTGCAGGGGTTGCAGAGGGGTACATAGGAGCCCCAAGGCCTTCTCAACGACCTCTGACTGGAGTGCAGTGTGAAGCCCCTTGACTGGGCTATTCTGGAGCTCCCAACAGCTGGAGGACCCAATCCAATAAAGAGGTCCTCACCGCCACAAAGAGGATGCTCCAAAGCCAGATCTGACTCACCATCTTGCCTGGGGCTGGACAAAGAGCCTTCCAGTAGAGGGTACGGATTGTGCACAAGACCCACAAGATCCGAGAAGGACAACTGGGCTGAAAGCAGGTGTTCAAGGCAGGATAAGAATCCTGAGCTGGGTTGTAAAGTAAGGGATAGAGGAAACCATTGTGTGTGCACCGGGGGCCAAGGAGCGCAGGATCAGGAGTTCGAATCTGGTCCAAGAACCTGGTCTGGTATGGGGGAGGGCCAAATCTAAAGGACACTTGTCAAGGGGCAACCAGTAACTTTATTCCAGAGCCACCTTCTGGCTCTGCCTtaattctctcctttccctttgtgCCCATGAAGCCTTCTCCCTCCCACCACGAGTGGGACTTGGCACCTGTCCTGAACCTCTCCACCCTGTCAAAAAGCCCTTTGGgccctccacctctgccccagctgcctggggagggtgaggcctggggtggaggggggggaaaGGGAGTGTGACCCCAGGGTCACAGCTGTCACcctggggcacagagggagaggtaGGAGCCAATCCATAAATTCCAGAGATATTTGGCTGAAATTAGATTTTATCACCAGCTGTTTATTCCGAGGGCTCCACTCCTCTGAAGACTCCCGAGGAAGTCCAAAAAGAAACACTAGCTGGTGAAGAAACACCTCCAGGTCCGTCTATCCATCATCATTGCCTTCCCATAATGCCAGTCCCCAGGGGGCAGCTCGTCTCAGCTGAGTAGGGATGTGACTCATGGTTGGTGGGCATTTGGCCATGTTCACACCTCCCTCAGACAGCCCACTGTCACCAGCACGGGGCCCTACTTGCCGGGGCCAGTCTGGGCCCCCTGCCAAGCTCCACAGCTGCCTCCCCCCAGCTTGCCCCATTGACAAATGCCAGGCCAAGggtccccagcttgtgctctgatACCCACCAGTTGAGACCCCTTGACAGGTCCTATGGAAGACAAGCAGAAACCCGATAAGGGGTCAGGATGCAGATAGCAGCAGCAAATGTGAGGCTGGAGGGCCAGCATTCCTTCCCCCCACAAGTAGCAAGCAAGGAGATAATTAGAAAATCCagtgctggagggagggagaaaagatggCCTGGGGTTAACTCAGAGCTGGGCTTTCCCTTCCCCGAGGCCCCTTGGGGTGGGACAGGAATATCAACTAGATGATGAGGCTGAATGAGTGAGTGTCTGTGTAAGTGTGTaagtgattgtgtgtgtgtctttagggACAGGACAGATCTCTTTGCACACCTGATAATCAGGGACACAAATTTCTGGTTAGGCTCATGttctttcctctgctccccaTTCCCTGACCTTGGACCCCAGTTCAAGGGCATCCCAGTCCTCTTTGACCATTAACAAGCATTGTATTTGTACACCCCCATCTTGAGCTCTTACCAGGAAAGCCTAAACTCAGAAGGGCTGGGGGATGGTCTCCCAAACCTGGCGGCTGGTGCTGCCTTTAGCCCCCACCCACCATGACTCCCAATGTAGAAGGAGCCCTGTCTTATGTGTGCAGACTCTCCTGCGCCAACCCCAAAAGCTGTCACCATTGGCTTTCCCCCTAGAGCcgacccccccccctccaccaatCAACTACTTCTACTCCTCAGAGCCAGGAGCGGTGAACAGGGGTAGGGCCCTCACCAAGCCGTGTTGGCTGTCTGCCCTCAACTGTCCTTGCCCTGCTCCACAGCCAGGTGGACAAAGGGAACTAAGCACGTCCctcaaagacaaagaacaaagagGCAAGATGGTTTCCTCAGTCGGCAGAGGCTGGAGTCCTGTGTTCCAGGCTCCCCCAGAGTTCCACACACCAgaatgtcttctttctcttctgctacAGGCATTGCCCACTTTTACTGCTCCCCCTGCTCTTCCTTAACTTCCAACTGCAGCTCTGCCTCCCCCGTTTCCTGATGCCCAATGCCACCCCCTAGGTGCCTTCTCCCTCCTAGGACCCGCTGGGCAGCCTGGTGTGAAACACAATGCGCTAGGCTCTGCCCCGGGGGCCCCTTGAGCAGCCTGGTGGGAAATTCTGCTCTTGGTTCTTACTTAGCCTTAACATGGGCTGAGGGAATTTTACTTCCAATAACAGTGTTACAGGAGAGACGTCATTCCACAGGATAAAACACTGCGGGAGCTTTTGGGGGCTGTTCCACCAGCCAACCCAGTAGCACGCACAAGACATGTCTCCTTCCATCTCCAGGCCCTAGTGGGTCTCCTGAAACTCAAGCCCCAGTTTTTGTCTCTGGGCTCAATCTGGATCCAAAGCTCAGGGCTGCAGACACTTACCTCGTTGGGTCTCTGTGAGCTGGGCTGGCCTGTGGCTCGTTGTGGACCGCAGACTgtgaggggcagagcagaggggaggctATGAAAACTATGAGCAACAGCAACTGGCCAGTAAAAATAGAACAGAcccgctgcccctcctcccacctcctcccaccaca
Protein-coding sequences here:
- the TNNI1 gene encoding troponin I, slow skeletal muscle, which codes for MPEVERKPKITASRKLLLKSLMLAKAKECWEQEHEEREAEKVRYLAERIPTLQTRGLSLSALQDLCRDLHAKVEVVDEERYDIEAKCLHNTREIKDLKLKVLDLRGKFKRPPLRRVRVSADAMLRALLGSKHKVSMDLRANLKSVKKEDTEKERPVEVGDWRKNVEAMSGMEGRKKMFDAAKSPTSQ